DNA from Corvus moneduloides isolate bCorMon1 chromosome 8, bCorMon1.pri, whole genome shotgun sequence:
ataatatatttatacatatatacacaaacatatatatatatatatatatatatgaatagCATGTGTATCAAGTAGTTTTATTATCCAAgtgtatttcaaatatattaaagTTGTTTGACTTCAATTGCCTGCgtttaaataaagtatttctcACTGCCCTGCTTCAGGAATGTAGTCAGAGCCAGTAGCACGATATATGTGCACAGACCACAGAATAAGTGAGAGGAGTGCAAAATCTTCTTAAAGCCAACGATATAACTTTTCTTCAGCTCAGCATGAAAATTGACTCTTGGGCCCCAGTTTTGTTTCTAACATATATtcataaaaaagacaaaaattatcCATGGGTGTTTCTTAATGAGTTAGGAAAAATATgcacttttggaaaaaaatgaagtgttttcatTAATTAGCATTGATGAAGATAATATTTTAGATCTTAATGTAATATTTTGTTACTAAAAAAGGAATAGTGTGAGCAACAAAAAATGTAAGTTATTTTGAATAAGTTATTAATTACCACTGTAAATAGATTTACAGAAGTTTAATTACTTTGTTTATGACATCACAACACATCACCAGCTCTTCATGCCAGAACTGCATATTGTAAAAGCCTGTTGGAATAATGCCATATGCTTTTTTATCAATGTAAACTATACCATGTAATACATTattagcttttttttattattatttcaagatttttttcataggCTTTTCTCTTTATGTTTTTTAAGCAGTacttcttgttttaaatatctTATTTAGCAACAAACATTCAACTGGTTTTATATACAGACCTTTTGTAGAGAATGGTAAAGTTCTTTCAGGGCTTTCTAACACTGTTTCTGCTCTGACTTATGCCAATGGAAAAGAGCTTATATACCAGAATGATAATTTTTGTGCATAAAACACACTGTGAAATATCAGCCCTGTCATGAATGCCCCCAGTAacaaacagaaggaaggaaggagtaACGAGAAATGACCTGCATGTGGAAGAAATGAGAATACAATCCAGGCTGGTGAAGCCTCATGCCAAACTTCTAGCTCTTGGTCCACACAGCACAAGATGAACTGTTCATCTTCATCCTGCcatgtgaaatatttcaagCAACGCATTATAGAAGTCTCTGGCTTacaatatttttgaagaatGGTTTAGTGTATCTGCaacattttgtttcagagaTCATAATATTCAGGCTGTCCTCCATGGAGGACATTTCCTGGCATGGCACAGTGTGGGAATAAGCCAAGACACCCGAGCTAGCTGTGAAAAATTTGCCAGACTAACACTGTATGTTTGATGATttaggggtcttttccaactttaatgattctgtaattctatgtTTCCACCAGCCTTGATGGATACAAGCATTGATGGATATGAGCTCGGCTGGAGAAGTGCACTGCTGAGCCTGTCTGGCTCTTCCCAGGACAGTGTGGTGGGACTTGGGGTGACATCTGTCCGACAGAGTCTATCTCAGATGGGAGATATCCTACCTGGGACTATGTTCTGTTCTGTGCAGTGGATGGAAATTCAGTGTAAGTAAGTGAAACTGCTTATGGCTGCTGAAGTTATCCCATCTGTTTCCATTCCATGAGGTTTGAAATGGggaaataataattattttcaaattattcatATTATAGCGATAATCTGGAATATTTAATAAATTGTACCTTGAAAAGCTGTGTGAAAACAACATTGGAAAAGTCAAGCACCTTGTGTTGAAAAATGActcttttttcagaaaaagcattCATTAAACTTTCCTGTCAGCTTGGATAATAATTTatctcctgaaagaaaaaagctatgTTACTGTAAGGTGAATGTATTTTATACTGCCACAACAATTCCTTGTCTGCTCTCTAATGTGTTACAAATTTATGTGAGAAGGAAGAGCTTGTTTAACTTAAACTGTAACACTACTGCATGGTCAGCATAGCAGAGTCCTTAGTGGGGTTTGCCTCCATAAATAATAATACCTTCTTTTTAGTGATTACTCTGGTACatttcagtaaatttttctATATACTTTAGAAGTTGCTTTTGATTCATAAATTAATACTTCCTGAAGGGTTatcttcattcattttttttcctgcactgctAGCATAGGCTCCAGTGATGTATTCATAATTGAGTGTGAATTGAGAGGTGTGTTCAGCCTCTGTGCAATTCTAGTTTTGCCCAATGGATTTGGACTCTCCAAAATGTGTGCTTCATTTTGTCGACCTCCCGAAGCTCGAGCTCAACCTGCTCCCCGTATCGACAAGCCAGGCAATGCAGCAGCACCCCCATGTGGGAAATAACGTTTCTCCTCATTTACAAGACGGGCAAAATCCAGAAGGCTGTGTTTGCACAAGCATCCCCAGGTAGTACTGTGTTCCAGAGCACTCCTCCAGAGTACAAAAGAGGTGAGGCACAACAAATACGCTTTTTGCTTTGCTATGTCGCACAGTCAGTTTCTTCACTGTGCAGATCGAGCTGCTATGACTCTTCATAAAAATTCAGgctcaccttttttttcccaaaataatttATAGCTTTTTTTATAGGTTCTTATTCCAGAAGATGTCCTGGTGGCAGAATGTGGAGAGGAGAATAGATGGGCCATGGCTTTGAGAACCTGCGCCATCTCCTCCTCAAAttcttccctgctgccctccaccTTCTATGCCCTCAGTAGAGTTTAGATAGCAATGGTGCTGAGGTTAGAAGCCCTCAGGATTCACAAAGCCAGTGAGGTGGTCTAACGTACCCTTTCATCCCCATAGCTGGGCACACCAATGTAGGTAGTCACTAGTTCCTCGCTGTtgttccagccagctttcaggAGTGGTCTGTCAGAACTGTTCCCAGACCTTCCTGTTCCCCATCCTCACCTCTCCTTCCCTAGGTAGGGTTGCCTTTGTTTGTAAAAGAGGAGCTGGCAGGTGGCTGGGAAACAAGGGTGGGTTTTGCTCCAGCTCTTTCTTAGGTAAAGGGTGTTTGTCATTATGTACACTTGATTGCTTTTGCTTGTATTATGAAAGATTCTCTGATGGAGAGCTGAGAGGGAAGAGGCTTATTGATATTTTGTGATCTGGCATTGGTGTTTTGCACTCCTTCATGGCTTGTCATCCTGTCTGTACAGGGGTGCTGTTGCAGGTGCAAGAATGCTCCAGGATGGCTAGAAACTAAGGTGCACATTCTTCCTGATGGACTCTGTCACCAGTTTGCTTCATGCTACACTAGTGGCTAGGGCTCAGAAGTGTTTTGGAAGTGCAGCGTTACTTTTTCCTGAGTACTATGGTCTATCAAACAAAGGTACGTTCCTGAGGAGTTAGGCCAGGGTGTTGCAAAGAATATTGAATTTTAGTTGGACACCTGAAGATAATCACCTTGTCAACCCATTCTGTCATTTCAGCCCTTTCTTCCATTCACGTAGACTCTGTGGGCACGCACTCCTTTTTCCACATGCCCCTTAtgttcccctgccctgctctgtggtGCTCACCCAAttctgctctggctgtgctctgccctcAATGTCCAGTTCAGGTCATTTCTTGTGTGTGTTTGCTATCCCTGGCTTGTTTCACTAGCATGGCCACAGCCCTCTCTTTGGCAACTCAAAGgctgcctttccttcctctccgGATGTTTGCTGTTGTGGTTCCTGATAGGGTGTTTTGGGTAAACTAGACTGATGCTGTTTTGTGCATAGTTTAATTCTTTGGCGCAATGCCCCTGAAGCCAGCTTTGCTGAGAGCTCCGGGAAAATAAAGGGGCTGTCTCCTCAGCCTTTCATATCCTGCCAAAACTCAATCCTTCTTACTTTTTTGAATGGCTATTTCTCTTTACTTAATCTACTAACATGAAGGCTGATCATCAGAGAGATACCCAGAAGCAGCAGTTGAGGGATTCAATAGACTTTAGTAGTTCACAACAATAATACACATTCTGTAAGCTTTCCAGCGGACCAGCTAAATAATTAAAGTTCTAAATTAAACTAAATAATTAGTTTTCATAATTAAACAGCATACAAGGTAGTAAACTGAACAAGCCTTCAACAAAAGTTTCTTCtacaaaagatatttttgaaatacttaaaaaaccTTGAGGAATTCTATTTGTGTATAAGCATGCCCTTCAAGTGTACAGACAAAATACAACAATATGATTCCTTTACCTTTTTCTCAGTAGACAGTAATATCTGATTTTCAGGTTAGAAGTTCTCTGTTCTACAGATCATCACTTAAATACAACATCTATACCCATGTTATCATTGAAGAGTAAGTTAGATTagctataaatatatatcatatatattaTATAGTTATCCAAGCATGCTCTCTATTAGTGAATGAACAAATAAACAATTGTTGTCTGCAGTTTCTACATTATGACTAGAAAGTGATGCCACCTGTGTTTCATTGGGTCATAATGTCTaccttcaaatgaaaaaaaacccaacaaaaaagTTTTGAGAATCTGTTGAAATGTCCTTGCTTTAGGAGATTTTTCGGTACATAGGATTTTTGGGATCTTTAGCTTGAGATGGAAAGTTGTAGCTCAAATAATGCATTCCGATATTCTTCATTGTTGGGATCCAAAGCAATGGCTTTCTTATAGCATTcaattgctttttgtttctcacCATTTAGGTTATGAACGAGTCCAAGTGTACCAATATCTGTGGCATCTCCTAAACGGCTCTCAATCTTTTGTTTCAACAACGtctccacagcttccctgcactttcttcttccaaaagaatctttttccattttcagaccTTCTATGTAATACTTGATGGCTTTCGATTCTGACTTCATGTGAAAACGCTGAAAATTGCCATAATGGAAGTagatttcttgtttttcacCACAGGATAGATAATTTCTCTGGAGCACTTCCTGAAATATCTCTTCAGCTTCTTCATACCTCTTGCATTGTGTATATGTGTTTGCTAGGTCAGTATGGGCAGAAATAAATGTTGGCCTTTTGTCTATCactgttttgaaatgaaaaatggcaAGCTGGATGAGATTCTCCACTTCCTGTTGAGGTGTACATCTTGTCTTTTTCAATTGAAATATCTTGAATTTGTAGCAGAGTCCTAGTTGGTGATGCAGAAAGACAGACTTTGGTGTCAGTGGTAGGGCCTTTTTCAAAATCTCCACTGCCTTGTccacttctcctttctttctgtaaaacttAGCAGCATACcgcaggaaaaaaggaaaatcagggGTTATCTTCAGTGCCTCCTCAATGTACCTCTCCCCTTCATTAGCTCGTTTCAATTGCTGAAGTTGTAATGCAAGTAATGCCAGAAGGGAAGTGTTCTTTGGATTCAGTTCCACTGCCCGCTGCAGGACCTCAAGGCATGGTCTCACCTCTTCACAATACCAAAAAGCCAAATTTTCCAAGCGATACATTGCTATTGCATAGCCAGTATAAAAATCTGGGTTATCGGGCTCACTCTCCAGAgctttttcaaagcaattctTTGCCCTCTCGTAGTAATTAGACCCAAAACGTAATGATGCCCATCCTTGCTCAGCACAGATCTCTGGAAGCTGAATCTTCCCATGAGCAGTACCTGAAAGCTCTTTGCAGGTGTTTTCCACTTTGCTTACATAAGTTTGAGCTTCTTCATATCTCTGCATGTGGTAATAGACCCAGGCATAGTTCCCCCAGGTAACAAGACTTCTCCTGGCAATTTCACCTGGGGGATGTTTTTGAATagcttcttcagcttttttgaGATTTCTCAGGGCTTCCTCATTTGAATTCTTTAGGTGACATACATAGGAGAGTAAATTATAATCTGTAATGTTGGATTCGTTGACAAACTTGATATGATCAACTATTGTTTCCTCTAGGGCCTCAAGACTTACATGCTGCTTCAGCAAAGTCCATGTAAAATGACATTCTAACTGCAGCAGGGAAGTCTTCAAGGAATTCTTGGAAATGGTACtagaagaaatcaaagaaaaagttGTTTACATCCCATTTGCTTTTTGCTATTCTTGTTTTAAATCCAGGCATGATGTACTTTAAAGGCAGTCAATACCCTACCTGGTGCCCTTAGTCCCCAATACTTTAAACAAGCCAAAGCTGTAGAGAGCCCTAGGTCTAAAGTGCTGAATAGTGATTTTAGTAATTCTTCTTGCCAGTGCATGAGGGCACCTCTTACATAGGAACAGATGTTGCTGTGGTGTTAAAGTGGAGGGCTGCCCTCTGTAGTAAAGCTGGCACAGCCTTGGGCCTCAGGAACATATGTCCTGCGCTGGGAACAATTGCTGAAGCTTACCCAAAGGACATAATCATATAAGATTCTCCTAAACTATAGAGAATGTGATTTAGTGCCTTTTCTAAACCTTTGTACATGTTATGATTTGTGttacaaatttaattttgaatttcctgcatttttaaatccTTGTATGTTAGATCATAGCACCATTCTTATGTTATGGTTATACGGGTTATATGGTTAATGTATCCAGGAACTGGCTCCCAGATCTCACCAGTCTCTTCAGTGGCTGGCACTTGGATGTCCAGCCCATGAGTGTGCAACCCCATTCCACTTGCTGGTCCAGACCACACACTCACTAACCCTATGGCTCCTCGGGTGCTGGCTCTGGACATCCAGTGGCTGGTTAGGGAGCTTCTCTCTCACCCCTagacacacacactcacacacccTTATTAACCAGACCCTGTTGACATACCACTGGTCCTTAATACCCCTTTATGCCTGTTgtggtttaagcccagctggcaactaagcatGATGCTGCTTCTCACTCATCTCCTCCCCCCATCCCCCACTTGTGGAACGAGGAGGAGaatcaaaagtaaaaattgTTGGTTAAGATcagaatttaataatttttaataacagaaacaaaataaaatataataataatagtaattaataataatgat
Protein-coding regions in this window:
- the LOC116447081 gene encoding interferon-induced protein with tetratricopeptide repeats 5-like, whose protein sequence is MSTISKNSLKTSLLQLECHFTWTLLKQHVSLEALEETIVDHIKFVNESNITDYNLLSYVCHLKNSNEEALRNLKKAEEAIQKHPPGEIARRSLVTWGNYAWVYYHMQRYEEAQTYVSKVENTCKELSGTAHGKIQLPEICAEQGWASLRFGSNYYERAKNCFEKALESEPDNPDFYTGYAIAMYRLENLAFWYCEEVRPCLEVLQRAVELNPKNTSLLALLALQLQQLKRANEGERYIEEALKITPDFPFFLRYAAKFYRKKGEVDKAVEILKKALPLTPKSVFLHHQLGLCYKFKIFQLKKTRCTPQQEVENLIQLAIFHFKTVIDKRPTFISAHTDLANTYTQCKRYEEAEEIFQEVLQRNYLSCGEKQEIYFHYGNFQRFHMKSESKAIKYYIEGLKMEKDSFGRRKCREAVETLLKQKIESRLGDATDIGTLGLVHNLNGEKQKAIECYKKAIALDPNNEEYRNALFELQLSISS